One window of Saccharicrinis carchari genomic DNA carries:
- a CDS encoding Crp/Fnr family transcriptional regulator — translation MKNVQSVPYNEPVNLRDFKIFKGLSDEELEMVDQSMISTVHKRGSTIYHEGSRINGTFLIVDGVLKIFKTGFDGKEQIIRFAKRGDLIGFRSVISDELACSTSKVIQDTVICYFPGEVLGSLLKSNPIFSMALMKLTCKELGESNKFLTDIAQKTVRERLAEVLLLLMDTFELDQDHTLQISLTREELANMVGTATESVIRLLSEFKNDKMIELNGRKIKLLNIPKLIKIGNVYV, via the coding sequence ATGAAGAATGTTCAAAGTGTTCCATACAACGAGCCTGTCAATCTTCGTGATTTTAAGATATTTAAAGGTCTTTCGGACGAGGAGTTAGAAATGGTGGATCAGTCGATGATTAGCACCGTGCATAAACGGGGCAGTACCATTTACCACGAAGGGAGCCGCATAAACGGTACCTTTTTGATTGTTGACGGTGTTTTAAAAATTTTTAAAACGGGTTTCGATGGTAAAGAACAGATTATACGATTTGCCAAGCGAGGCGACCTGATAGGTTTCCGATCCGTAATCAGCGATGAGTTGGCTTGCAGCACCAGCAAGGTTATTCAAGATACGGTGATTTGTTATTTCCCGGGCGAAGTGCTTGGTTCGCTGCTGAAATCGAACCCGATCTTTTCGATGGCATTGATGAAGCTCACTTGCAAAGAACTGGGCGAATCGAATAAGTTTTTAACCGATATAGCCCAAAAAACAGTACGCGAAAGATTGGCCGAAGTATTGTTGCTTCTTATGGATACTTTTGAGCTGGATCAGGATCATACTTTACAAATTTCGTTAACCCGCGAAGAGCTGGCCAATATGGTAGGAACGGCTACAGAATCTGTAATTCGTCTGTTGTCGGAGTTTAAAAATGATAAAATGATAGAATTAAACGGCAGAAAAATTAAACTGCTTAACATACCTAAACTGATAAAAATAGGAAACGTTTATGTATGA
- a CDS encoding TetR/AcrR family transcriptional regulator, whose product MSEKDPYIDKITPLFLQYGIKSVSMDDIAGKLGVSKKTLYQIYTDKTELVKKTMANIKASMQHIINDYNKSDLNVIEKEIEQRKKYLKTYRALKPGFIYDLKKFYPDLYNDFHAFKSDFIGLSTQKFISDGQKQGLLREDLDTEFISKLSITLFSAMFYPEIQAFTEDDLVSKKYSDQFFIYHMNGVCSEKGRRLFNELFNKKHL is encoded by the coding sequence ATGAGTGAAAAAGATCCATATATAGATAAAATAACGCCTCTTTTTTTGCAGTATGGCATAAAGAGCGTAAGCATGGACGATATTGCCGGAAAACTGGGAGTTTCAAAAAAAACACTGTACCAGATTTATACCGATAAAACCGAATTGGTGAAAAAAACCATGGCAAACATTAAGGCTTCCATGCAGCACATTATTAACGATTACAATAAATCGGATTTAAATGTGATTGAGAAAGAAATTGAGCAGCGGAAAAAGTATCTCAAAACCTACCGTGCGTTAAAACCCGGCTTTATCTACGATTTAAAAAAGTTTTATCCGGATCTATATAACGATTTCCACGCTTTTAAATCGGATTTTATAGGCCTATCAACCCAAAAATTTATTTCGGACGGACAAAAGCAGGGACTTTTGCGTGAGGATTTAGATACGGAGTTTATCAGCAAACTATCTATAACTTTATTTTCTGCGATGTTTTACCCCGAGATACAGGCATTTACCGAAGACGATTTAGTATCGAAAAAGTATTCCGACCAATTTTTTATCTATCATATGAATGGAGTCTGTTCAGAAAAGGGACGCCGTTTATTCAATGAACTTTTTAATAAAAAACACCTTTAA
- a CDS encoding efflux RND transporter permease subunit translates to MSNENEKVAKVEEREYRKFKPTFVALKNKNTIYLLTFFLFVAGILSYQSMDRELFPEIVVPFIMVRTLHPGNSPADMENLITRPIEKELKGLNGVKKMSSSSYQDYSLIAIEFETDVEVKQALQDVKDQVDKAKSELPDDLDQEPIVDDVDFNEFPILNINLSGDYSIYELKKFAEDLQDEFEALRSVREADIIGVDEREIQINVDPFRLEAMDLTFYDVEQALIAENINIGAGELRVDGTRRSITTQADYKTMEEIENTIVSAKDGHIRYLKDVAEVVDGFEEKTSISVLNRQPVVKLSIVKRSGENLLEATDEIYKIIEQKQADGLLPKDIKIVITDDQSTSIKEQISNLENSIIMGMLLVILVLYIFMGIRNAMFSGLAIPMSMFISFWLLSQFGYTINTMILFGLLLALGMLVDNAIVVVENVYRLHEGGMSKMEAVKRGVSEIAIPIISSTATTLAAFVPLLFWPGIVGDFMGYLPITLIIVLASSLFVALVLNPVFAAAFMKVENIRAQGNRKRTLTFLGAMAFIGVLCYLFGNILWGNLLFIPFLITLINIFAVKPFAIWFQEKGIPFMETQYERTLRKALGNNTSVMLLVLSVLLFVMSIVFFGASNPNVIFFPENEPKTIYVTAELPLGTDLEVTDSITHKVEDKIYDTIDKYENIIKSVGITIGAGKGGMFEGDRSPNKSLTTITFVEYIDRDGVSTAQVMKEITDSFVGFVGAKIFVEKEDNGPPVGKPINIEVSGNDFERLIATVQDMVRVINEDRIPGIEELQMDINPNKPEMVLQIDREKARRFGLSTQMIAGTIRTAVFGSNVDKYKEKEDEYEIMVRLDKKYRNSTSQLLNLKLRIEHDGIPYYVPISSVADYKYSSTYEQINRIDNSRVITVYSNVNAGYNANAINARIKELLADYTMPAGYKWKMTGEQEQQNETSDFLMGALLLAIALISMILITQFNSAVKPLIILGTVLLSTIGVFLGLGVFRMDFVILMTGVGIVSLAGIVVNNGIVLIDYIDIIRKQKRAELGLGENGRLSLQDEVECIILGGKTRLRPVLLTAITTVLGLIPLAIGFNFDFYGLLTDLNPHIYFGGDNADFWSPMSWTVIFGLTTSTVLTLIMSPVMFLVAVRARNKFIKESKA, encoded by the coding sequence ATGTCCAACGAAAACGAAAAAGTGGCAAAGGTTGAAGAAAGGGAATACCGGAAATTTAAACCCACGTTTGTTGCTTTAAAAAATAAAAACACCATATATCTCCTTACTTTCTTTCTGTTTGTGGCGGGTATCTTATCCTACCAGAGCATGGATCGCGAGCTTTTCCCCGAAATAGTGGTGCCTTTTATTATGGTGCGCACCCTGCATCCGGGTAACAGCCCTGCCGACATGGAGAACCTTATCACCCGTCCTATCGAGAAGGAACTAAAGGGGCTCAATGGGGTTAAAAAAATGTCTTCTTCATCGTATCAGGATTACAGTTTAATTGCCATTGAATTTGAAACTGATGTGGAGGTAAAGCAGGCCTTGCAAGATGTTAAGGATCAGGTGGACAAAGCCAAATCTGAGCTCCCCGACGATTTGGATCAGGAACCCATTGTGGATGATGTGGATTTTAATGAGTTCCCCATTCTCAATATCAACCTTTCGGGCGATTACTCTATCTATGAACTTAAAAAGTTTGCCGAGGACTTGCAGGATGAGTTTGAAGCACTACGCTCGGTACGAGAGGCCGACATTATTGGGGTAGATGAACGAGAGATACAGATAAATGTGGATCCTTTTCGTTTGGAGGCCATGGATCTTACTTTTTACGATGTAGAGCAAGCCCTGATTGCCGAAAACATAAACATAGGCGCCGGGGAGCTACGCGTAGATGGTACCCGCCGATCCATCACCACCCAGGCCGATTACAAAACCATGGAGGAGATTGAGAATACTATTGTAAGCGCCAAGGATGGCCATATCAGATATTTGAAAGACGTGGCCGAAGTGGTAGATGGCTTTGAGGAAAAAACCTCAATCTCGGTATTGAACCGTCAGCCTGTGGTTAAATTATCCATTGTAAAACGTAGTGGCGAAAACCTGTTGGAAGCTACCGATGAGATATATAAAATTATAGAACAAAAGCAGGCCGACGGCTTATTGCCAAAAGACATTAAGATTGTAATTACCGACGACCAAAGTACCAGCATAAAAGAGCAGATTAGTAATCTGGAAAACAGCATTATAATGGGTATGCTGCTGGTAATTCTGGTGCTTTATATTTTTATGGGGATACGAAACGCCATGTTTTCGGGTCTGGCTATTCCCATGTCGATGTTTATTTCCTTTTGGCTGCTATCGCAATTTGGCTACACCATCAATACCATGATATTGTTTGGCTTGCTGCTGGCACTGGGTATGCTGGTTGATAATGCCATTGTGGTGGTCGAAAACGTGTATCGGCTGCACGAGGGAGGCATGAGTAAGATGGAGGCGGTAAAACGAGGGGTGAGTGAAATTGCCATCCCCATCATTTCCTCTACTGCAACTACTTTAGCGGCCTTTGTACCGCTACTGTTCTGGCCCGGTATTGTGGGCGACTTTATGGGTTATTTACCCATCACCCTTATCATTGTTCTGGCTTCGTCGCTATTTGTGGCACTGGTATTGAATCCGGTTTTTGCAGCTGCTTTTATGAAAGTGGAGAATATCCGTGCCCAGGGGAACCGCAAACGTACACTCACTTTTTTGGGGGCAATGGCTTTTATCGGCGTGTTATGCTATTTATTTGGGAATATACTTTGGGGTAACCTCTTGTTTATCCCATTTCTTATTACCCTTATTAATATTTTCGCCGTAAAACCTTTTGCCATCTGGTTTCAGGAAAAAGGTATTCCTTTTATGGAAACACAATATGAGCGTACTTTACGCAAGGCGCTGGGCAATAATACTTCCGTGATGCTGCTCGTTTTGTCGGTTCTTTTGTTTGTGATGTCCATCGTATTTTTTGGAGCCAGCAACCCCAATGTCATCTTTTTCCCGGAGAATGAACCCAAAACAATTTACGTAACCGCCGAACTACCCTTAGGTACCGATTTGGAGGTAACAGACTCGATAACGCATAAAGTAGAGGATAAAATTTACGATACCATCGATAAGTATGAGAATATTATTAAATCGGTGGGCATAACCATAGGTGCAGGTAAAGGTGGTATGTTCGAGGGCGACAGATCGCCCAACAAATCGCTTACCACTATTACGTTTGTTGAATATATCGACCGAGATGGCGTGAGTACGGCCCAGGTAATGAAGGAAATAACGGATTCGTTTGTGGGCTTTGTGGGAGCTAAAATTTTTGTAGAAAAGGAGGATAACGGACCTCCGGTAGGCAAGCCTATCAATATTGAAGTGTCGGGTAACGATTTTGAAAGGCTGATTGCCACTGTGCAGGATATGGTGCGCGTGATAAATGAGGACAGGATTCCCGGCATTGAGGAGTTGCAAATGGACATCAACCCCAACAAACCCGAAATGGTGTTACAAATAGACCGCGAAAAAGCTCGTCGCTTTGGCTTATCTACCCAAATGATTGCAGGAACGATACGCACAGCCGTTTTTGGCAGCAATGTGGATAAATACAAAGAAAAAGAAGATGAGTATGAGATAATGGTGCGCCTGGATAAAAAATACCGCAACAGCACCTCGCAGCTTCTTAATCTGAAATTAAGAATAGAGCACGACGGAATACCCTATTATGTGCCTATTTCGTCGGTGGCCGATTACAAATATTCCTCAACCTACGAGCAAATAAACCGCATCGATAATTCCAGAGTTATAACGGTTTATTCTAATGTTAATGCAGGTTACAATGCCAATGCGATAAACGCACGTATAAAAGAACTGCTGGCCGATTATACAATGCCCGCCGGATATAAATGGAAAATGACCGGAGAGCAAGAACAACAAAACGAAACATCCGACTTTTTGATGGGTGCCCTGTTGCTGGCCATCGCACTTATTTCGATGATACTGATAACGCAATTTAACTCTGCCGTAAAGCCTTTGATTATTCTTGGAACAGTACTGCTGAGCACCATAGGTGTGTTTTTAGGGCTGGGTGTTTTTAGGATGGACTTTGTAATACTAATGACGGGCGTGGGCATTGTATCCCTGGCCGGTATTGTGGTAAATAACGGCATTGTGCTTATTGATTATATCGATATTATCCGTAAGCAAAAGAGGGCGGAATTGGGGCTTGGCGAGAATGGCAGGCTATCCTTGCAGGATGAGGTGGAGTGTATTATTTTAGGGGGTAAAACCAGATTGCGACCGGTGTTGCTCACGGCCATTACCACCGTGCTCGGACTGATACCCCTGGCGATAGGTTTTAACTTCGATTTTTATGGCCTGCTAACCGATTTAAACCCACATATTTATTTTGGCGGCGATAACGCTGATTTTTGGTCGCCCATGTCGTGGACTGTAATCTTTGGATTGACCACCTCAACGGTTCTGACACTTATTATGTCGCCCGTTATGTTTTTAGTGGCTGTGCGGGCACGAAACAAGTTTATAAAAGAAAGTAAAGCGTAG
- the deoC gene encoding deoxyribose-phosphate aldolase, which yields MMESGNLLDGYKMNFKTDELSSEVERITATCQHLEQDVEVLKTIFSCIDLTTLKESDSTESVTAFVQKVNDFKTQYPDMPSVGAVCVFPVFAPIINQYLKVNEVQKAVVAGGFPSSQTFLDIKVLEVKKAVSYGANEIDVVISVGEFLEGNYEFVYEEIRQLKEACGDAHLKVILETGAIGDAQLIWNASIIAMDAGADFIKTSTGKIPTAATLDAAYVMCKAIKAYHSKTGKKIGFKPAGGIAETIEAVNYYAIVNEVLGQKWLSNTLFRIGASRLANNLLSDILSLEDSSMDKVKFF from the coding sequence ATGATGGAATCAGGAAACCTATTAGACGGGTACAAAATGAATTTTAAAACGGATGAACTCAGTTCTGAGGTTGAACGAATTACCGCGACCTGCCAGCATCTGGAACAAGATGTCGAAGTGCTCAAAACCATATTTAGCTGCATTGATCTCACCACCCTAAAAGAGAGTGATTCGACTGAATCTGTGACCGCCTTTGTACAAAAAGTAAACGATTTTAAGACCCAATACCCCGATATGCCCTCTGTTGGTGCCGTATGTGTTTTTCCGGTGTTTGCGCCTATTATAAATCAATACCTGAAAGTAAACGAGGTGCAAAAAGCGGTGGTTGCCGGAGGTTTTCCTTCTTCACAAACATTTTTGGATATAAAGGTATTAGAAGTAAAAAAAGCCGTAAGCTATGGTGCCAACGAAATTGATGTGGTGATTTCGGTAGGAGAGTTTTTAGAGGGTAACTACGAGTTTGTTTATGAGGAGATACGTCAGCTTAAAGAGGCGTGTGGGGATGCACACCTGAAAGTAATATTGGAAACGGGTGCCATAGGCGATGCGCAACTCATTTGGAACGCTTCCATCATTGCTATGGATGCCGGTGCCGACTTTATTAAAACCAGCACCGGAAAAATACCCACGGCTGCCACACTGGATGCCGCCTATGTAATGTGTAAGGCTATTAAAGCCTATCACAGCAAAACAGGTAAAAAGATAGGGTTTAAACCAGCCGGCGGAATTGCCGAAACCATAGAGGCCGTAAATTATTATGCGATTGTAAACGAAGTGCTGGGGCAGAAATGGCTAAGCAATACTTTATTCAGGATTGGTGCCAGTAGATTGGCGAACAATTTATTGAGCGATATTTTAAGCTTAGAGGATAGCAGTATGGATAAGGTAAAGTTTTTTTAA
- a CDS encoding nucleotide pyrophosphohydrolase: MEIKEAQQKVDEWIKTYGVRYFNELTNMAILSEEVGELARVMARKYGEQSFKPGENDNLADEMADVLWVLICLANQTGVDLNQALIENMAKKTGRDKDRHINNKKL; encoded by the coding sequence ATGGAGATAAAAGAAGCGCAGCAAAAGGTAGATGAATGGATTAAAACCTATGGGGTTCGGTATTTTAACGAGCTCACCAACATGGCTATCCTGAGTGAAGAGGTGGGCGAACTGGCGCGTGTGATGGCACGTAAATATGGGGAGCAATCGTTTAAGCCCGGCGAAAACGACAATCTGGCCGATGAAATGGCCGATGTGCTTTGGGTATTGATTTGCCTGGCCAACCAAACAGGGGTGGACCTGAATCAGGCACTGATAGAAAACATGGCCAAAAAAACCGGAAGAGACAAAGACAGACATATCAACAATAAAAAATTATAA
- a CDS encoding AMP-binding protein, with protein MDNNGFIGMIEHALKTHENQSSFSDYKGQTYTYHQVGERIFWIHELLKKCDIKKGDKVALIGRNLSNFAITYLATVSYGAVIVPILPDFGSNEIHHIVCHSESRLLFSTDRIFSMVDESKMPAIKGIVSIDDFKPLVSCKLNLEKVIASIKVADNFTVEQIKFAQVDKDSLMVLSYTSGTSGFSKGVMLPHRSIWSNVRYAREHLELKPGNRIVSFLPLAHAYGCLFEFLWPFTVGCHITFLSRTPSPQIITEAFQAIRPHLILSVPLILEKIFKKRILPVLEKNPVKTLSKIPILNQVVYQKVKKQLTEVFGGEFQQIVIGGAALNKDVEDFLRKIGFPFTIGYGMTECGPLISYEPPATTQLRSAGRLVDRMEVKIDSEDPYNVVGEILVKGTKTMLGYYKNKEATDAVFDADGWLHTGDLGVIDRENFIYIKGRRKNMILSASGQNIYPEEIEAHLNNTEYVQESLVRDMGDGKLEALVYPDYERADAENLSEIEITDLIEGLKTIVNAQLPAYMNLSKVTVFPEEFEKTPKKSIKKYKYLK; from the coding sequence ATGGATAACAACGGATTCATCGGCATGATTGAGCATGCCCTAAAAACACACGAAAACCAATCGTCCTTTAGCGATTATAAGGGTCAAACATATACTTATCATCAAGTTGGCGAAAGGATATTCTGGATTCACGAGCTACTTAAAAAGTGCGACATAAAAAAAGGCGACAAGGTTGCCCTGATAGGCCGAAACTTAAGTAACTTTGCTATTACCTATTTAGCCACCGTTTCGTACGGTGCGGTTATCGTGCCCATTTTGCCCGATTTTGGCAGTAACGAGATACACCATATCGTTTGCCATTCCGAATCCAGGTTGCTTTTTAGTACCGACCGTATTTTTAGTATGGTTGACGAAAGTAAAATGCCTGCTATAAAAGGCATTGTGAGCATCGACGATTTTAAACCCCTGGTAAGTTGCAAACTGAATTTAGAAAAAGTTATTGCCTCCATAAAAGTCGCCGACAATTTTACGGTAGAACAGATTAAGTTTGCTCAGGTGGATAAAGACAGCTTGATGGTATTGTCCTATACCTCCGGCACTTCGGGTTTTTCGAAAGGAGTGATGTTGCCACATCGCAGCATATGGTCCAACGTACGCTATGCCCGGGAACATTTAGAGTTGAAACCGGGCAACCGAATCGTTTCCTTTTTGCCCCTGGCTCATGCCTACGGTTGTCTTTTTGAGTTTTTATGGCCTTTTACGGTAGGATGCCATATTACTTTTCTGAGCCGTACCCCTTCGCCCCAAATTATAACGGAAGCCTTTCAGGCTATACGTCCGCATTTAATACTGTCGGTTCCGCTCATCCTCGAAAAAATATTTAAGAAACGTATTTTGCCTGTTCTGGAGAAGAACCCGGTTAAAACATTGAGTAAAATACCCATCTTAAACCAGGTGGTGTATCAAAAGGTGAAAAAACAACTCACCGAAGTTTTCGGGGGCGAGTTTCAGCAGATAGTGATAGGTGGTGCGGCCCTTAACAAAGACGTAGAGGATTTTTTACGCAAAATTGGTTTCCCCTTTACCATTGGATACGGTATGACGGAGTGTGGCCCGCTGATAAGCTACGAGCCACCTGCGACCACCCAATTGCGTTCGGCAGGTAGATTGGTAGATCGCATGGAAGTGAAAATTGATTCCGAAGACCCCTACAATGTGGTAGGCGAGATATTGGTTAAAGGCACCAAAACCATGTTGGGCTACTACAAAAATAAAGAAGCTACCGATGCTGTATTTGATGCCGACGGATGGCTGCATACAGGCGATTTGGGTGTAATTGACCGCGAAAATTTTATTTATATAAAAGGCCGCCGCAAAAACATGATTCTGAGTGCATCCGGTCAGAATATTTATCCCGAAGAAATTGAAGCCCATCTTAACAATACGGAATATGTGCAAGAAAGCCTGGTGCGCGACATGGGCGATGGCAAACTGGAAGCCCTGGTATATCCGGATTACGAACGTGCCGACGCCGAAAATTTAAGCGAAATAGAAATAACAGACCTTATCGAAGGGCTAAAGACCATCGTAAACGCCCAACTGCCTGCATACATGAACCTTTCTAAAGTAACAGTTTTCCCCGAGGAATTCGAAAAAACGCCTAAAAAGAGCATTAAAAAGTACAAGTACCTTAAGTAG
- a CDS encoding OsmC family protein codes for MKTTINLEWIKNISFKGKVNGHDITIDAGKENGGDDSGIRPKPLMLVALAGCTGIDVVNILNKMRVEYDSLNISVEANMREEHPKYYDSMKIIYHFKGKKLPMEKLKRAVQLSEEQYCGVSALYKMAIPVSFEIKINEQK; via the coding sequence ATGAAAACAACAATCAATTTAGAGTGGATAAAGAACATAAGCTTTAAAGGAAAAGTAAATGGGCATGACATCACCATAGATGCCGGCAAAGAAAACGGAGGGGATGACTCCGGCATTCGCCCAAAACCACTGATGCTTGTTGCATTGGCAGGATGCACAGGTATAGATGTGGTTAATATTTTAAATAAAATGAGGGTGGAATACGATAGCCTTAATATATCCGTAGAGGCCAATATGAGAGAAGAACACCCCAAATATTACGATTCGATGAAGATAATTTACCACTTTAAAGGAAAAAAGCTACCCATGGAAAAGCTTAAAAGGGCGGTTCAGCTTTCCGAAGAACAATATTGTGGTGTGTCGGCCCTCTACAAAATGGCAATTCCGGTTAGCTTTGAGATAAAGATAAATGAGCAGAAATAG
- a CDS encoding TolC family protein has protein sequence MTTKIKRLLVPLSLCFCSLNYAQSDTLEVTLNQAMAYATEFGYQSINAEHDIAIARKKVNETLAIGLPQISGNGTFNKNLLIQEIVAQIGGQTQRFKMGTDYSSTLSARADQLLFDGSYLVGLKASKVYVRLSENAKEKTDIEIKQAVAEVYFLAAIAQENIRDFKTSLEANKQIYEETKAYFENGLKEDTDVDQIKLMINESNRLYLEAKRQQTLTMAILKFSMGYDIDKPLKVSDNITELLSRIPVNPSPGENVFSHIDYRSLLTQMDIQGLDIKNQKALALPKLSAFASYDYTMLGDDLSELISTDGAVIGLSLSVPIFSSGQRSAQLKQKKLGLTKLNIERKMLEQSLERDRLIATTNLANAKEQYNNAEEALEIATRIYDKALLKFKNGLASSLELSQNENTMVEAIIAFRSAATNYFNMHLNYQKATAQL, from the coding sequence ATGACAACTAAAATTAAGCGGCTACTTGTGCCCTTATCCCTGTGCTTCTGCTCACTTAATTACGCCCAGTCCGATACGCTCGAAGTTACTTTAAATCAGGCCATGGCTTATGCTACCGAGTTTGGCTACCAGAGCATAAATGCCGAGCACGACATTGCCATTGCCCGTAAAAAGGTTAACGAAACCCTGGCTATCGGTCTGCCACAAATAAGCGGTAACGGCACCTTTAATAAAAATTTACTCATACAGGAAATAGTGGCCCAAATAGGTGGACAGACGCAGCGTTTTAAAATGGGAACGGATTACAGCAGTACCCTTAGCGCCCGTGCCGATCAGCTTTTATTCGACGGTTCTTATCTGGTTGGCTTAAAGGCCAGTAAAGTGTATGTACGTTTATCGGAAAATGCAAAGGAAAAAACCGACATAGAAATAAAACAGGCGGTGGCCGAGGTGTATTTTTTGGCCGCAATTGCTCAGGAAAATATCCGCGATTTTAAAACTAGTCTCGAAGCCAATAAGCAAATCTACGAAGAAACAAAAGCATACTTTGAAAACGGATTGAAGGAAGACACCGATGTAGATCAGATAAAGCTGATGATAAACGAATCAAACCGTTTGTACCTCGAAGCCAAAAGACAACAAACGCTTACCATGGCCATTTTAAAATTTTCGATGGGATACGATATCGACAAGCCACTTAAAGTAAGTGATAATATTACCGAATTACTGTCGCGCATTCCGGTAAACCCTTCGCCCGGTGAGAACGTTTTTAGCCATATCGATTACCGCAGCTTACTTACCCAAATGGATATACAAGGTCTGGATATTAAAAACCAGAAAGCACTCGCTCTACCCAAATTAAGCGCTTTTGCCAGTTACGATTACACCATGCTGGGCGACGACCTGAGCGAGTTGATTAGCACTGATGGAGCCGTTATAGGTTTGAGTCTGAGTGTTCCCATTTTTTCGAGCGGACAACGGTCGGCACAATTAAAGCAAAAAAAGTTAGGACTTACCAAGCTTAATATAGAAAGAAAAATGTTGGAGCAAAGTCTCGAAAGAGATAGGCTTATTGCCACAACCAACCTGGCCAATGCTAAGGAGCAGTATAACAATGCTGAGGAAGCACTCGAAATAGCCACACGCATTTACGATAAGGCATTGCTTAAATTTAAAAATGGTTTGGCATCGAGCCTTGAACTTTCGCAGAATGAAAATACGATGGTGGAGGCCATAATCGCCTTTAGGTCGGCTGCCACCAATTACTTTAACATGCACTTGAACTATCAAAAAGCTACAGCCCAATTATAA
- a CDS encoding efflux RND transporter periplasmic adaptor subunit, translating to MNYPKQLILTPVFFVFILLATSCGNEENKTEKLAEHKKELLELKKEISALEDEIEAENGTSGSIVNVTTRIVRPQTYNHFIEVTGKVKTDQNTMVSPEGGGKITRIVVTEGERVSKGQVLAHLNNDAIESQIEQVKAGLQLAVTTFERRKKLWDRNIGSEIEYLQAKAEMEAQEQNLKSLQAQQAMSTVKSQINGIVDEIFQRKGEIAGPSIPFARVVNIDEVYVNAEVGERFVGMINDGDSASVFFPALDKNVQATIFRSSTVINDISRTFRVRINLKNSGNKIKPNLISVVKLKVYSADNLLIVPSILVKQDFDGEFLFVTEQKEGKTYAKKQYVKSVFNTDNKSIISEGLKDGDTIVTQGYNQIVNGTEIKIVNS from the coding sequence ATGAACTATCCAAAACAACTGATACTAACACCTGTTTTTTTCGTATTTATTTTATTGGCTACAAGCTGTGGCAACGAAGAAAATAAAACGGAAAAACTGGCCGAGCACAAAAAAGAGTTGCTGGAATTAAAGAAGGAAATATCGGCACTCGAAGACGAGATAGAAGCGGAAAACGGAACCTCCGGAAGCATCGTTAATGTTACTACCCGGATTGTAAGGCCCCAAACCTACAATCATTTTATTGAGGTAACCGGTAAAGTAAAAACCGACCAAAATACGATGGTCAGCCCTGAAGGTGGGGGTAAAATAACCCGCATTGTTGTTACGGAGGGAGAACGGGTAAGCAAAGGTCAGGTGTTGGCTCATCTGAATAACGATGCCATTGAAAGCCAAATTGAGCAGGTAAAAGCCGGGCTTCAGCTGGCTGTAACGACCTTTGAACGCCGTAAAAAGCTATGGGATCGTAACATTGGGTCGGAGATTGAATACCTGCAGGCAAAAGCCGAAATGGAAGCGCAGGAACAAAACCTAAAATCCTTACAGGCGCAGCAAGCCATGTCAACGGTTAAATCGCAAATCAATGGTATTGTGGACGAGATATTCCAACGTAAAGGAGAAATAGCCGGTCCCAGTATTCCTTTTGCGCGTGTGGTAAATATAGATGAGGTGTATGTGAACGCCGAAGTGGGCGAACGTTTTGTGGGTATGATAAACGATGGCGACTCTGCCTCGGTGTTTTTTCCGGCTTTAGATAAAAACGTGCAGGCTACTATTTTCCGATCATCAACGGTTATTAACGATATATCCCGAACCTTTAGGGTACGCATCAACCTTAAAAACTCCGGTAATAAAATAAAACCCAACCTTATTTCGGTGGTAAAGTTAAAAGTTTATTCAGCCGATAACTTATTAATTGTACCTTCCATTTTAGTGAAACAGGATTTTGACGGGGAGTTTTTGTTTGTAACAGAACAAAAAGAGGGTAAAACCTATGCCAAAAAGCAATATGTTAAATCTGTTTTTAACACAGATAATAAGTCTATCATCTCCGAAGGATTAAAGGACGGCGATACCATTGTTACCCAGGGTTACAACCAGATTGTGAACGGAACCGAAATTAAAATTGTTAATTCGTAA